One Papaver somniferum cultivar HN1 chromosome 10, ASM357369v1, whole genome shotgun sequence genomic window carries:
- the LOC113317534 gene encoding c-Myc-binding protein homolog, translating to MEKEAKKEAFRKYLESTGVLDALTKVLVALYEQNDKEKPSSAVEFVQQKLGGPTICEYEKLKAEISDLQIKYNELSVTHQKTCKELEELRCSKSEVRKETFDRDIPKDGSWGGI from the exons ATG gaaaaggaagcaaagaaggaagcaTTTAGGAAGTATCTTGAATCAACTGGAGTGCTTGATGCCCTCACCAAAG TTCTTGTTGCACTTTATGAACAGAATGACAAGGAGAAACCTTCATCAGCAGTTGA GTTTGTGCAGCAAAAGTTAGGGGGTCCGACTATATGCGAGTATGAAAAGCTTAAAGCTGAAATTTCAGATTTGCAGATAAAATACAATGAGCTTTCAGTAACACATCAAAAAACCTGCAAAGAG CTTGAAGAACTTAGGTGTTCAAAGTCAGAAGTTCGTAAAGAGACATTTGATAGAGATATCCCAAAGGATGGATCATGGGGAGGCATCTAA